In Cyclopterus lumpus isolate fCycLum1 chromosome 9, fCycLum1.pri, whole genome shotgun sequence, a single genomic region encodes these proteins:
- the cdk7 gene encoding cyclin-dependent kinase 7: MALDVKSRNKRYEKLDFLGEGQFATVYKARDKTTDTIVAIKKIKVGHRTEAKDGINRTALREIKLLQELHHSNIIGLLDAFGHKSNISLVFDFMETDLEVIIKDTSLVLTPANIKAYILMTLQGLEYMHQNWVLHRDLKPNNLLLDGNGVLKLADFGLAKAFGSPNRVYTHQVVTRWYRSPELLFGARMYGVGVDMWAVGCILAELLLRIPFLAGDSDLDQLTKIFEALGTPTEETWPGMNSLPDYVSFKIFPGTPLEHIFSAAGDDLLELLQDLFTFNPLTRTTATQALKMKYFSNRPGPTPGPQLPRPNGPAEALREKEIVGLKRKIEGLETTVMKKKLIF; encoded by the exons ATGGCGCTTGATGTTAAATCCAGAAACAAACGATACGAGAAACTGGACTTCCTCGGAGAGGGTCAG TTCGCCACAGTGTACAAGGCCAGGGACAAAACGACTGATACCATAGTGGccattaaaaag ATTAAGGTTGGCCACAGAACTGAAGCTAAAGATG GTATTAATAGGACTGCTCTTCGAGAGATCAAACTCCTGCAGGAACTACATCATTCAAATATCATTGGG CTGCTCGATGCCTTTGGACACAAATCTAACATCAGCCTGGTGTTTGATTTCATGGAAACGGACCTGGAG gtgaTCATCAAAGACACCAGCCTAGTCCTGACTCCGGCCAACATCAAAGCCTACATCCTCATGACCCTACAGGGATTAGAGTATATGCACCAAAACTGGGTCCTACACAGG GATCTGAAGCCCAATAATCTGCTGTTAGACGGCAACGGAGTGTTGAAGTTGGCTGATTTTGGTTTGGCCAAAGCATTTGGCAGCCCCAACAGAGTCTACACGCATCAAGTTGTTACCAG GTGGTACCGCTCCCCTGAGCTCCTGTTTGGTGCCAGGATGTACGGTGTGGGTGTTGACATGTGGGCAGTGGGATGCATCTTGGCAGAGTTACTCCTTCGG ATACCATTCCTTGCTGGAGATTCAGATCTTGACCAGCTGACAAAGATCTTTGAGGCTCTTGGGACGCCTACAGAAGAGACGTGGCCT GGAATGAATAGTCTACCAGATTATGTGTCCTTCAAAATATTTCCTGGCACACCGCTGGAACATATATTTAGTGCAGCTGGAGACGACTTACTAGAGCTgctccaggacctgttcacctTTAACCCCTTGACGAGGACCACAGCTACACAG GCTCTGAAAATGAAGTACTTCAGTAATCGACCTGGTCCCACTCCTGGTCCACAACTCCCCCGACCCAACGGTCCAGCTGAGGCTCTGAGGGAGAAGGAAATAGTCGGGCTCAAGAGGAAAATCGAGGGCCTAGAGACAA CTGTGATGAAGAAGAAGCTCATTTTCTGA